From the genome of Ananas comosus cultivar F153 linkage group 18, ASM154086v1, whole genome shotgun sequence, one region includes:
- the LOC109724346 gene encoding uncharacterized protein LOC109724346, whose translation MDSTFYDPESGDGEGAQLGVYVHHARGIHNICIYASQDVYAKLSLTRSPDEAVSTRVAAGGGANPRFDELVAVGRVASPRSAVLKCEIWMLSRARSLLDDQLLGFALVPLSSVAAAAGRSLTQDFSLSSTDLFHSPAGTVRLTLSLDSPPATAAAAGSTAPSSAGITSEVVILDPADYRRLEPPDVAVEEENRRMVAEYFDIMSPASTATAAPLLRLDSDYDMTSPNSPDDDPSSFASSATTTTTTTSLSDESKKIAADSSSSSNSSSLAAEAVGTPTSKPGAVVESSCSKLENEHSKDRKAGAELGSVFESPMGNISLEAEQAAMQQQIVEMYMKSMQQFTESLAKMKLPMDLDNPRPDDDRGAVIQSQNNDNNNNDTKLDVEEKNKKKDGSRVFYGSRAFF comes from the coding sequence ATGGATTCGACGTTCTACGATCCGGAGTCGGGCGACGGGGAGGGGGCGCAGCTGGGCGTGTACGTGCACCACGCGCGCGGCATCCACAACATCTGCATCTACGCGAGCCAGGACGTGTACGCGAAGCTGTCGCTGACGCGCAGCCCCGACGAGGCGGTGTCGACGCGCGTCGCGGCGGGCGGCGGCGCCAACCCGCGGTTCGACGAGCTGGTGGCCGTCGGCCGCGTCGCCTCCCCGCGGTCCGCCGTCCTCAAGTGCGAGATCTGGATGCTCAGCCGCGCCCGCAGCCTCCTCGACGACCAGCTCCTCGGCTTCGCCCTCGTCCCCCTCtcctccgtcgccgccgccgccggccgctcCCTCACCCAGGacttctccctctcctccaccgACCTCTTCCACTCCCCCGCCGGCACCGTCCGCCTCACCCTCTCCCTCGACTCCCctcccgccaccgccgccgccgccggcagcACCGCACCGTCGTCCGCCGGCATCACTTCCGAGGTCGTCATTCTCGACCCGGCCGACTACCGCCGGCTCGAGCCCCCCGACGTCGCCGTCGAGGAGGAGAACCGGCGGATGGTCGCCGAGTACTTCGACATCATGTCGCCCGCGTCGACGGCGACCGCCGCTCCTCTGCTCCGCCTCGACTCCGACTACGATATGACGTCGCCGAATTCTCCCGACGACGATCCTTCTTCCTTCGCTtcctccgccaccaccaccaccaccaccactagtCTGAGCGACGAGAGCAAGAAGATCGCCGCagattcgtcttcttcctccaaTTCATCATCATTAGCCGCGGAGGCCGTCGGCACTCCGACTTCGAAACCCGGGGCGGTGGTGGAGAGTAGTTGTAGCAAGCTCGAGAACGAGCACTCCAAGGACCGCAAAGCCGGCGCCGAATTGGGGTCGGTGTTCGAGTCGCCGATGGGGAACATAAGCCTCGAGGCGGAGCAGGCCGCGATGCAGCAGCAGATCGTCGAGATGTACATGAAGAGCATGCAGCAGTTCACGGAGTCGCTGGCGAAGATGAAGCTGCCGATGGACCTCGACAACCCGCGGCCGGACGACGACCGCGGGGCCGTAATCCAGAGCCAGAATAATGATAACAACAATAATGATACCAAGTTGGATGTGGaagagaagaataagaagaaggaTGGGTCCAGAGTGTTCTACGGAAGCAGGGCATTTTTCTGA